The following are encoded together in the Peromyscus leucopus breed LL Stock chromosome 1, UCI_PerLeu_2.1, whole genome shotgun sequence genome:
- the Nudt8 gene encoding nucleoside diphosphate-linked moiety X motif 8, protein MLPDCLSAEGERRCRQLLAGTTARLRSRPAAAAVLVPLCLVRGVPALLYTLRSRRLVGKHKGEVSFPGGKCDPDDQDVIQTALRETREELGLEVPKEHVWGVLQPVYDRRKATVVPVLANVGPLDLQSLRPNPEEVDEVFELSLAHLLQAQNQGYTHFCQGGHFRYTMPVFLHGPHRVWGLTAVITEFTLKLLAPGIYQPCLAVPELPRS, encoded by the exons ATGCTGCCTGATTGCTTGTCCGCCGAGGGCGAGCGGCGCTGCCGGCAGCTGCTAGCGGGGACCACTGCCCGGCTGCGCTCGCGGCCTGCGGCGGCCGCGGTGCTCGTGCCGCTGTGCCTGGTGCGCGGTGTCCCGGCGCTGCTCTACACGCTGCGCTCCAGACGCCTGGTCGGGAAGCACAAGGGGGAAGTCAG TTTCCCAGGTGGTAAGTGTGATCCCGACGACCAAGATGTAATACAAACGGCCCTTCGGGAGACCCGAGAGGAGCTGGGCCTAGAGGTGCCCAAGGAGCACGTGTGGGGTGTCCTGCAGCCTGTGTATGACCGG AGAAAGGCCACCGTAGTCCCTGTGCTTGCCAACGTGGGCCCACTGGATCTGCAGAGCCTCAGGCCCAACCCTGAGGAG GTGGATGAGGTATTTGAGCTGTCTCTGGCCCATCTGCtgcaggcccagaaccaggggtATACCCACTTCTGCCAGGGTGGCCACTTCCGCTACACAATGCCTGTCTTCTTGCATGGACCACACCGTGTCTGGGGCCTCACAGCTGTCATCACTGAGTTCACCCTGAAGttgctggcccctggcatctaccagccctgcctagctGTCCCCGAGCTGCCTAGGAGTTGA
- the Tbx10 gene encoding T-box transcription factor TBX10 — MDSESGRQGQGSQIHPLSTVFLSAGLGVLAPPETYPPPVTGASWEPQLGMSFPSGSCTMPTEGQAMVEPTGQGPKNPRVSGVMVQLEMKPLWEEFNQLGTEMIVTKAGRRMFPTFQVKILGMDTLADYALLMDFIPLDDKRYRYAFHSSAWLVAGKADPATPGRVHFHPDSPAKGAQWMRQIVSFDKLKLTNNLMDDNGHIILNSMHRYQPRFHVVFVDPRKDSARYAQENFKSFVFTETQFTAVTAYQNHRITQLKIASNPFAKGFRESDADSWPVSPRPLLSISARSRSSLGPCLLKGSAEREKEASKNSASNSRTPTQPHHQLLPGPELLLAPATYGPLPYQDLYPGAPGHVGIPRARLAPYPLPNIGTDGDQEDPTLPARLGLLPSSALCLGPSQGSQ; from the exons ATGGACAGTGAGTCAGGCCGGCAAGGTCAGGGCTCACAGATTCACCCTCTCTCCACAGTCTTCCTGTCTGCTGGCCTAGGGGTACTTGCTCCCCCAGAGACCTACCCCCCACCTGTGACCGGTGCCAGCTGGGAGCCCCAGCTGGGGATGTCCTTCCCATCAGGTTCCTGCACCATGCCCACAGAAGGCCAAGCCATGGTGGAGCCCACTGGGCAGGGCCCCAAGAACCCACGTGTGTCCGGTGTGATGGTACAGTTGGAGATGAAGCCACTGTGGGAAGAATTCAACCAGCTGGGCACCGAAATGATTGTCACCAAAGCGGGCAG GAGGATGTTCCCCACCTTCCAGGTGAAGATCTTGGGCATGGACACATTGGCTGACTATGCTCTGCTCATGGACTTCATCCCGCTGGATGACAAGAGATACAG GTACGCCTTCCACAGCTCTGCCTGGCTGGTGGCCGGCAAGGCCGACCCCGCCACACCTGGCAGAGTGCACTTCCACCCTGACTCGCCAGCCAAGGGTGCCCAGTGGATGCGTCAGATCGTGTCCTTCGACAAACTCAAGCTGACCAACAACCTGATGGATGACAACGGCCAT ATCATTCTCAACTCCATGCACCGGTACCAGCCCCGTTTCCATGTGGTCTTTGTGGACCCACGCAAGGACAGCGCCCGCTACGCCCAGGAAAACTTCAAGTCCTTTGTTTTCACGGAGACCCAGTTCACAGCTGTGACAGCCTATCAGAACCACCGG ATCACACAGCTGAAAATTGCCAGCAACCCCTTTGCCAAAGGCTTCAGAGAGAGTGACGCGGACTCATG GCCTGTGTCCCCAAGGCCACTGCTCAGCATCTCAGCCCGGAGTCGTAGCAGTCTCGGTCCTTGCCTGCTTAAGGGTTCTGCAGAACGAGAGAAAG AAGCCAGTAAAAATTCAGCTTCCAACTCCAGGACCCCTACCCAGCCGCACCATCAGCTGCTGCCTGGCCCAGAGCTCCTGCTGGCCCCTGCCACCTACGGGCCCCTCCCTTACCAGGACCTGTACCCTGGAGCCCCTGGCCACGTTGGAATCCCAAGGGCTCGGCTGGCACCGTACCCTCTCCCCAACATCGGCACTGATGGAGATCAGGAGGACCCAACCCTCCCAGCCAGACTGGGgctcctgccctcctctgccttgtgcttgggGCCTAGCCAGGGCTCCCAGTGA